In Pelomonas sp. SE-A7, one genomic interval encodes:
- the tsf gene encoding translation elongation factor Ts: MAAITASMVAELRARTDAPMMECKKALTEAEGDLARAEEILRVKLGNKAGKAASRITAEGVVATAVANGVGALVEVNCETDFVSKNDAFLAFVNAAAALVAEHNPASVEALSALALSQEGFGPTVEDVRKGLIGKIGENMTIRRFQRYANGSKLASYLHGTRIGVMVEFDGDDVAAKDVAMHVAAMKPAALSSAEVPADLVEKERKIAAEKAAESGKPADIVAKMVEGSVQKFLKEVSLLDQVFVKAADGKQTVAAMLKEKATTVKSFTLYVVGEGIEKKVDDFAAEVAAQKAAAEAAAAAKNA; the protein is encoded by the coding sequence ATGGCTGCAATTACCGCAAGCATGGTGGCCGAGCTGCGCGCTCGCACCGACGCTCCGATGATGGAGTGCAAGAAGGCCTTGACCGAGGCCGAAGGCGATCTGGCCCGCGCTGAAGAGATCCTGCGCGTCAAGCTGGGCAACAAGGCCGGCAAGGCCGCCTCGCGCATCACCGCCGAAGGCGTGGTCGCCACGGCCGTGGCCAATGGCGTCGGCGCCCTGGTCGAAGTGAACTGCGAGACCGACTTCGTCTCGAAGAACGACGCCTTCCTGGCCTTCGTCAATGCCGCCGCCGCCCTGGTCGCCGAGCACAATCCCGCCAGCGTCGAGGCTCTGTCGGCCCTGGCCCTGTCGCAAGAAGGTTTCGGCCCGACGGTCGAGGACGTGCGCAAGGGCCTGATCGGCAAGATCGGCGAGAACATGACGATCCGCCGCTTCCAGCGCTATGCCAACGGCAGCAAGCTGGCTTCCTACCTGCACGGCACCCGCATCGGCGTGATGGTCGAGTTCGATGGTGATGATGTGGCCGCCAAGGATGTCGCCATGCACGTCGCCGCCATGAAGCCGGCCGCCCTGTCGTCGGCCGAAGTGCCGGCCGACCTGGTCGAGAAGGAGCGCAAGATCGCCGCCGAGAAGGCTGCCGAATCCGGCAAGCCGGCCGACATCGTCGCCAAGATGGTCGAAGGCTCGGTGCAGAAGTTCCTGAAGGAAGTCTCGCTGCTGGACCAGGTCTTCGTGAAGGCCGCTGACGGCAAGCAGACCGTCGCTGCCATGCTGAAGGAAAAGGCCACCACGGTGAAGAGCTTCACCTTGTACGTGGTCGGCGAAGGCATCGAGAAGAAGGTGGATGACTTCGCGGCCGAAGTGGCGGCCCAGAAGGCTGCTGCCGAAGCAGCCGCCGCTGCAAAGAACGCGTAA
- the rpsB gene encoding 30S ribosomal protein S2, with protein sequence MSVTMREMLEAGVHFGHQTRFWNPKMAPFIYGHRNKIHIINLEKTLPKFEEAMKFVRSLAAKRGTILMIGTKRQARDVVAVEAARCGMPYVDNRWLGGMMTNFKTVKGSLKNLKDMQAQVEAGTQPAIKKEALMFQRGIAKLEKNIGGIQDMSALPDAIFVIDVGYHKIAVAEAKKLGIPVIGVVDTNHSPEGIDYIIPGNDDSAKAVALYAKAIADAVLEGRANAGAELAAAVAPAGDEFVEVSEGA encoded by the coding sequence ATGTCCGTCACGATGCGCGAAATGCTGGAAGCCGGTGTCCATTTCGGTCACCAAACCCGCTTCTGGAACCCCAAGATGGCCCCCTTCATCTATGGCCATCGCAACAAGATCCACATCATCAACCTCGAAAAGACGCTGCCCAAGTTTGAGGAAGCGATGAAGTTCGTGCGTTCGCTGGCTGCCAAGCGCGGCACGATCCTGATGATTGGCACCAAGCGTCAAGCCCGTGACGTCGTGGCCGTTGAAGCCGCTCGCTGCGGCATGCCCTACGTCGACAACCGTTGGCTCGGCGGCATGATGACCAACTTCAAGACGGTCAAGGGTTCGCTGAAGAACCTGAAGGACATGCAAGCCCAGGTCGAGGCCGGCACCCAGCCCGCCATCAAGAAGGAAGCCCTGATGTTCCAGCGCGGCATCGCCAAGCTGGAAAAGAACATCGGCGGCATCCAGGACATGAGCGCCCTGCCGGACGCCATCTTCGTGATCGACGTCGGCTATCACAAGATTGCCGTGGCCGAAGCCAAGAAGCTGGGCATTCCGGTCATCGGCGTGGTTGACACCAACCACTCGCCCGAAGGCATCGACTACATCATCCCCGGCAACGACGACTCGGCCAAGGCCGTCGCCCTGTACGCCAAGGCCATCGCCGACGCCGTGCTGGAAGGCCGTGCCAACGCCGGCGCCGAGCTGGCTGCCGCCGTGGCCCCGGCTGGTGACGAGTTCGTGGAAGTCAGCGAAGGCGCCTAA
- a CDS encoding amidase — MPDDLMAALQRRQAGTLQASGALAASTEAARSSACRFAFVRQFTESAQLIARQADEQSASGMPLPPLAGLSISVKDLFDVAGHPTTAASASLESSSAAQRDSAVVARLRAAGACLIGHTNMTEFAFSGLGINAHHGTPPNPVTHALDGVARIPGGSSSGAAVSVATGAAWAALGTDTGGSIRIPAAFQGLVGFKNTAALTPREGCIPLSTSLDTACAITRSVRDAVLMHELLAARRVTIDPRPLRVRRLAVVTEPLLLDGMDATVARAFDRSLRRLRQQGAQIDEIALPSLAGLSLLQAQGGLVAAEAWAWHRNRMQDLTSLYDPRVATRIQRGATISAADYIAMQQARAAWICAMQAELAGYDALLCPTVPIVAPELATLEASLDAYMATNALVLRNPAVVNMLDGCAISLPCHMNGELPVGLMLWNAAGHDDRLLSIALQAEAALAAGVQ, encoded by the coding sequence ATGCCCGACGACCTGATGGCCGCCCTGCAGCGGCGGCAAGCGGGGACCCTTCAAGCCAGCGGTGCGCTGGCAGCCAGTACCGAGGCGGCACGCAGCTCGGCATGCCGCTTCGCGTTCGTCCGCCAATTCACCGAATCGGCCCAACTGATCGCGCGCCAAGCTGACGAGCAGTCCGCATCCGGCATGCCGTTACCCCCGTTAGCCGGGCTGTCGATCAGCGTCAAGGATCTGTTCGACGTGGCAGGCCACCCCACCACCGCCGCGTCTGCGTCGCTGGAGAGCTCGTCAGCCGCGCAAAGGGATTCCGCGGTTGTCGCCCGGCTTCGTGCGGCTGGCGCATGCCTGATCGGCCACACCAATATGACGGAGTTCGCATTCTCCGGCCTGGGCATCAATGCCCATCACGGCACGCCGCCGAATCCGGTCACTCACGCACTCGACGGGGTTGCGCGAATACCGGGCGGATCCAGTTCGGGCGCTGCCGTCAGCGTGGCGACCGGTGCTGCCTGGGCGGCACTGGGTACGGACACGGGTGGCTCGATCCGCATTCCCGCAGCATTCCAGGGGTTGGTCGGCTTCAAGAACACCGCCGCGCTGACGCCGCGCGAGGGTTGCATCCCGTTGTCCACTTCGCTGGATACGGCCTGCGCGATCACTCGAAGTGTGCGGGATGCGGTGCTGATGCATGAACTGCTGGCAGCCCGACGCGTCACCATCGATCCCCGCCCGCTCCGTGTCAGGCGCCTTGCCGTGGTTACCGAACCATTGCTGCTCGATGGCATGGATGCCACGGTTGCCCGAGCCTTTGATCGCAGCCTTCGCAGACTCCGGCAGCAAGGCGCTCAGATCGACGAAATCGCCCTGCCAAGCCTCGCCGGACTATCGCTCCTTCAGGCGCAAGGAGGTCTGGTGGCCGCCGAAGCGTGGGCCTGGCACCGCAACAGAATGCAAGACCTGACCTCTCTATACGACCCACGCGTGGCAACCAGAATACAACGCGGCGCGACCATCAGCGCTGCCGACTACATCGCGATGCAGCAGGCGCGCGCTGCTTGGATTTGCGCAATGCAAGCCGAACTCGCAGGCTATGACGCCCTGCTCTGCCCGACGGTGCCCATCGTCGCGCCTGAACTGGCTACGCTGGAAGCTAGCTTGGATGCCTACATGGCAACCAACGCCTTGGTCCTGCGCAATCCAGCAGTGGTCAATATGCTCGACGGGTGTGCTATCAGCCTGCCGTGCCACATGAACGGCGAGTTGCCTGTTGGCCTGATGTTGTGGAATGCGGCGGGTCACGACGACCGCCTGCTGTCGATTGCCCTGCAAGCCGAGGCGGCATTGGCCGCGGGAGTGCAGTGA